A portion of the Acidisoma sp. PAMC 29798 genome contains these proteins:
- a CDS encoding glycosyltransferase family 4 protein produces MSLEAIGFAVPGALDTRTGGYGYDRRLIAELSARGIAVRPLSWPGRFPTPTEADLAVVAAALAAQPDGDIVIIDGLAFGAMPALAAAEGQRLRLVALIHHPLALENGAAPGLFASERAALRHACAVITTSTETAETLRRDYDVPAQRLLVAPPGTDPAPAAPRIGDPPHLLALGSVTPRKGHDILVAALVRIADLPWRCTIAGSLDRAPETARALSTHIATAGLNGRITLTGEVEDAGALYAGADLFVLASRHEGFGMAYAEALAHGLPVIGTRAGAIPSVVPEAAGALVPPDDPIALAAALRHLLTDPPARDKAAVAARSAVLPRWDATADSVADRLRRL; encoded by the coding sequence ATGTCGCTTGAGGCGATTGGCTTCGCGGTGCCCGGCGCACTCGACACGCGCACCGGCGGCTATGGCTATGACCGGCGGCTGATCGCCGAGCTGTCGGCGCGCGGCATCGCCGTTCGTCCTCTGTCCTGGCCGGGCCGCTTCCCCACCCCGACCGAGGCGGATCTGGCCGTGGTCGCCGCGGCCCTCGCCGCACAACCCGATGGCGACATCGTCATCATCGATGGCCTCGCCTTCGGCGCCATGCCGGCACTCGCCGCCGCCGAGGGCCAGCGTCTGCGGCTGGTGGCATTGATCCATCATCCGCTCGCTTTGGAAAACGGCGCCGCACCCGGCCTGTTCGCCTCGGAACGCGCAGCGCTGCGGCATGCGTGCGCGGTCATCACCACCAGCACTGAGACGGCCGAGACCCTGCGCCGGGACTATGATGTGCCCGCCCAACGGCTGCTGGTCGCACCGCCGGGCACCGACCCCGCGCCCGCGGCACCCAGAATCGGAGACCCACCGCATTTGCTCGCCCTCGGTAGCGTCACGCCGCGCAAGGGGCATGACATCCTGGTTGCAGCTCTGGTGCGTATCGCCGATCTCCCCTGGCGCTGCACCATCGCCGGCAGCCTCGATCGGGCGCCGGAAACGGCACGGGCTTTGTCCACGCACATCGCCACCGCCGGGCTGAACGGTCGGATCACGCTGACGGGCGAAGTGGAGGATGCCGGCGCCCTCTATGCCGGTGCCGATCTCTTCGTTCTCGCCAGTCGGCACGAGGGTTTCGGCATGGCCTATGCCGAAGCCCTTGCCCATGGCCTGCCGGTCATCGGCACGCGCGCGGGCGCCATCCCGTCCGTGGTGCCGGAAGCCGCCGGCGCACTTGTGCCGCCGGACGATCCGATCGCTCTTGCGGCGGCGCTGCGCCATCTGTTGACCGATCCGCCTGCCCGCGACAAGGCGGCGGTGGCCGCCCGCAGCGCGGTCCTGCCCCGTTGGGATGCCACCGCCGACAGCGTCGCGGATCGTCTGCGCCGGCTGTAA
- a CDS encoding RibD family protein, whose amino-acid sequence MLGLSSQDAIITYRHHKVCAGASRNLYRAAILALMDQTTTAPRSLDDIPDALWPLYAPLVEARGTFVLGQLGQSLDGRIATPTGHSRTIGGAEGITHLHRLRAMSDAVVVGIGTVLADDPQLTPRRVAGPHPVRVVIDPNGRLPRDARMLAEDGVRCIVIQSRDRPRARGVEAITLPERDGRIDVHAIVAALAERGLRRLLIEGGGHTVSAFLAAGALNRLHVCVTPVLIGSGLTGLCLPPIAHMDEAMRPRCTTHILGDDVLFDIAFD is encoded by the coding sequence ATGCTTGGTCTTTCGTCTCAGGATGCCATCATCACGTATCGTCACCATAAGGTGTGCGCCGGTGCGTCGCGCAATCTCTACCGGGCCGCTATCCTAGCGCTCATGGACCAGACGACCACGGCGCCACGATCGCTGGACGATATCCCGGATGCGTTATGGCCTCTCTACGCACCTCTGGTTGAGGCGCGGGGCACGTTTGTGCTGGGGCAGCTGGGCCAATCGCTGGACGGGCGTATCGCGACACCCACAGGCCATTCCCGCACCATCGGCGGCGCCGAGGGGATCACGCATCTGCATCGGTTGCGGGCGATGTCGGATGCCGTGGTCGTGGGCATCGGCACGGTGCTCGCCGACGACCCGCAACTGACACCCCGTCGGGTCGCTGGTCCGCACCCCGTGCGGGTGGTGATCGACCCGAACGGCCGGCTGCCGAGGGATGCGCGCATGCTGGCGGAGGATGGTGTGCGCTGCATCGTCATCCAATCCCGTGACAGGCCGCGCGCGCGGGGTGTGGAGGCGATCACCTTGCCGGAGAGAGACGGTCGGATCGATGTTCATGCCATCGTCGCGGCCCTGGCGGAGCGTGGCTTGCGTCGGCTGCTGATCGAGGGTGGCGGCCATACCGTGTCGGCGTTTCTGGCGGCGGGCGCGCTGAACCGGCTGCATGTCTGCGTGACACCGGTGCTGATCGGCTCGGGTCTGACGGGCCTGTGCCTGCCGCCGATCGCGCATATGGATGAGGCGATGCGGCCACGCTGCACCACCCATATTTTGGGTGACGATGTGCTGTTCGACATCGCCTTTGACTAA
- a CDS encoding DeoR/GlpR family DNA-binding transcription regulator, with product MRQGRSRRDLILAEVAGGEADVDRLARRFGVSASTIRRDLQRLSATRAVTRTYGGAILAPVAASVVEESFQARREVNRDAKAAIAAAALAVLRDGERLILDGGSTVEAMGPGLRHRRHLIITNNMPLLPVLVAAPDIEVVVLGGMVRPMSLATTGPMAEQALRQVTADRCFMSADGLVAGRGLCEATLEQVTLKSLMMTQATELFVLADASKLGRTSQPFWAALDRPWTLITDAAADPAQCRLCESVGARVIRAG from the coding sequence ATGCGGCAGGGCCGCAGTCGCCGGGACCTCATCCTGGCCGAAGTCGCGGGCGGGGAGGCCGATGTCGATCGGCTGGCGCGCCGCTTCGGCGTCTCGGCCTCGACCATCCGGCGCGACTTGCAGCGGCTGTCGGCGACCCGCGCCGTGACCCGTACCTATGGCGGCGCCATCCTGGCGCCGGTCGCGGCGTCTGTTGTCGAGGAAAGCTTCCAAGCCCGCCGCGAAGTCAATCGCGATGCGAAGGCGGCCATTGCCGCCGCCGCTTTGGCCGTGCTGCGGGACGGCGAGCGCCTGATCCTTGATGGTGGATCGACGGTGGAGGCGATGGGGCCGGGGCTGCGCCACCGCCGCCATCTCATTATCACCAACAACATGCCGCTGCTGCCCGTGCTGGTCGCGGCGCCCGACATCGAGGTCGTGGTGCTGGGCGGCATGGTGCGGCCGATGAGCCTCGCGACGACGGGTCCCATGGCCGAGCAGGCGCTGCGGCAAGTGACCGCAGACCGCTGCTTCATGAGCGCCGATGGCCTCGTTGCCGGGCGCGGATTGTGCGAAGCGACCTTGGAGCAGGTGACGCTCAAGTCGCTCATGATGACCCAGGCGACGGAGCTGTTCGTGCTCGCCGATGCCTCGAAACTGGGCCGGACCAGCCAGCCCTTCTGGGCGGCGCTCGATCGGCCCTGGACATTGATCACCGATGCCGCCGCCGACCCGGCGCAATGCCGGTTGTGCGAGAGTGTCGGCGCCAGGGTGATCCGCGCCGGCTAA
- a CDS encoding S1C family serine protease, with amino-acid sequence MTKEPKIPAALQPDPADYAFDLETVLSSVVGLRAIIPQDAFTAPALGTEREGSGIVIGDDGLLLTMSYLIVEAETVWITAADGRTMPGHALAYDNATGFGLVQPLGKLTLPKLELGNSDAAATGQDALFASAGGRPAAIETKIASRQEFAGYWEYLLDDAIFTAPAHPFWGGGALIGKDGTLLGVGSLALQQSDAEGRRHDMNMIVPINLLHPILDALRQHGRANRTPRPYIGIYAAEDEETVVIGGVATGGPAEHAGLRKGDHVMAVEGEAITTLAELWRALWACGSPGGRITLAVQRDDQMRQVPIVTAEWHSMFKTPRMH; translated from the coding sequence ATGACCAAAGAACCGAAGATTCCAGCGGCTCTGCAACCCGATCCTGCCGACTATGCCTTTGATTTGGAAACGGTCTTGAGCAGTGTAGTGGGATTGCGCGCCATCATTCCCCAGGATGCCTTTACGGCCCCGGCGCTCGGAACCGAGCGGGAGGGTTCGGGCATCGTGATCGGCGATGACGGTTTGCTGCTGACGATGAGCTACCTGATCGTCGAGGCTGAGACAGTGTGGATCACAGCGGCCGACGGTCGAACCATGCCGGGCCATGCCCTGGCCTATGACAATGCAACGGGCTTCGGCTTGGTGCAGCCGCTGGGCAAGCTCACTCTACCGAAGCTGGAACTCGGGAATAGCGACGCAGCGGCAACGGGTCAGGACGCGCTCTTTGCCTCCGCCGGCGGGCGGCCTGCCGCGATCGAGACCAAAATCGCCAGCCGGCAGGAATTCGCCGGCTACTGGGAATATCTGCTTGACGACGCAATCTTCACGGCGCCCGCCCATCCCTTTTGGGGCGGTGGCGCCCTCATCGGGAAAGACGGAACGCTGCTCGGCGTCGGGTCGCTGGCCTTGCAGCAGAGCGATGCGGAAGGGCGCAGGCACGACATGAATATGATCGTCCCGATCAACCTGCTGCACCCGATCCTGGATGCTTTGCGCCAACATGGCCGGGCGAACCGGACCCCGCGCCCCTATATCGGCATTTATGCGGCGGAGGATGAGGAGACCGTGGTCATCGGCGGTGTCGCGACGGGCGGCCCGGCCGAACATGCCGGGTTGCGAAAAGGCGATCACGTGATGGCCGTCGAAGGCGAGGCCATCACGACACTGGCTGAGCTTTGGCGTGCCCTTTGGGCCTGCGGCTCACCCGGCGGCCGGATCACCCTGGCGGTGCAGCGTGACGACCAAATGCGACAGGTCCCGATCGTGACGGCGGAGTGGCATTCTATGTTCAAGACCCCGCGGATGCATTAG
- a CDS encoding 6-pyruvoyl trahydropterin synthase family protein, which translates to MYAVEVRDHIMIAHSLPSPVFGPAQKLHGATFIVDVTFFRAALPPDNIVVDIGRALEALHKALAPLNYANLDEDPALAGQLTTTEFLSRLIFDRMAQARRDGWLGPYAEGISRMRVTLTESHVAKGWYEADVA; encoded by the coding sequence ATGTACGCCGTCGAAGTTCGTGACCACATCATGATCGCCCACAGCCTGCCATCGCCGGTTTTCGGTCCCGCGCAGAAACTGCATGGCGCCACCTTCATCGTCGATGTCACCTTCTTCCGCGCCGCATTGCCGCCGGATAATATCGTCGTCGATATCGGCCGCGCGTTGGAGGCGCTGCACAAAGCCCTCGCGCCGCTCAATTACGCCAATCTCGATGAAGACCCCGCCCTCGCCGGCCAATTGACGACGACGGAATTTCTGTCGCGCCTCATCTTCGACCGCATGGCGCAGGCGCGGCGAGACGGCTGGCTCGGCCCCTATGCGGAAGGCATCAGCCGCATGCGCGTCACGCTTACCGAATCTCATGTCGCCAAGGGCTGGTATGAGGCGGATGTCGCTTGA
- the pdxA gene encoding 4-hydroxythreonine-4-phosphate dehydrogenase PdxA, translating to MSDAQNILPIVAITMGDASGVGPEVIMKALARPEVTSICRPLVVGDATRLREAGAIVHSKLTVNALKTPVEARYAPGTVDCIDLALIPAGHPFGTLSPVSGEAAFRYIERATRLVEAGEAGAICTAPLSKEALHAAGHKYPGHTELLAALTGTPEVSMMLVTPKLRVIHVTTHIGLMDAIRKIEPGLVERTITRGHDTLVKAGIANPRIGVCAINPHAGENGLFGQGEEAEKITPAVKACQAKGWDVRGPLPADTLFFLAGRGDFDLVVAMYHDQGHGPVKVLGLESGVNVTVGLPVVRTSVDHGTAFDIAGKGIADEGSMIEALRQAVDLAPKQS from the coding sequence ATGAGCGATGCCCAGAACATCCTGCCCATCGTCGCCATCACCATGGGCGATGCCTCGGGCGTCGGGCCCGAGGTCATCATGAAGGCATTGGCCCGGCCGGAAGTGACGTCGATCTGCCGGCCCTTGGTGGTGGGGGACGCGACGCGGCTGCGGGAAGCCGGCGCGATCGTCCATAGCAAGCTCACCGTCAATGCCCTCAAGACACCGGTCGAGGCGCGATACGCCCCCGGTACCGTCGATTGCATCGACCTCGCCCTGATCCCGGCGGGGCACCCGTTCGGCACCCTGTCACCCGTCTCCGGCGAGGCGGCCTTCCGTTATATCGAGCGCGCCACCCGGCTGGTGGAGGCGGGGGAGGCGGGTGCGATTTGCACGGCGCCCCTGAGCAAGGAGGCGCTGCACGCCGCCGGCCACAAATATCCCGGCCATACCGAATTGCTGGCGGCACTGACGGGCACGCCCGAGGTTTCCATGATGCTGGTGACGCCGAAGCTGCGCGTCATTCACGTCACCACGCATATCGGCCTGATGGATGCGATTCGAAAGATCGAACCCGGCCTTGTGGAACGGACCATCACGCGCGGGCATGACACGCTGGTGAAGGCCGGCATCGCCAATCCGCGCATCGGCGTCTGTGCCATCAACCCCCATGCCGGCGAGAACGGCCTGTTCGGCCAAGGTGAGGAGGCCGAGAAGATCACCCCGGCCGTGAAGGCCTGCCAAGCGAAGGGCTGGGACGTGCGGGGGCCGCTGCCCGCCGACACGCTGTTCTTCCTCGCGGGGCGCGGCGACTTCGACCTTGTGGTCGCCATGTATCACGATCAGGGCCATGGCCCTGTAAAGGTGCTTGGCTTGGAATCGGGCGTGAATGTCACGGTCGGCTTGCCGGTGGTGCGCACCTCCGTCGATCACGGCACCGCCTTCGATATCGCCGGCAAAGGCATTGCTGACGAGGGCTCAATGATCGAGGCGCTGCGTCAGGCGGTCGATCTGGCGCCCAAGCAGTCCTGA